A window of Candidatus Woesearchaeota archaeon genomic DNA:
GAAAAACGCGGAAAACTGGCGAAAAATCGTCCAGCAATATCCTTCTGTTTCTAATCTGCGTGAAGATGTTCTGATATAACTGTTGGTGATGTATTTCATTCTTCCTTTCTTCTTTAATTTTAGAATTAGATCTGTATCTTCCGCAAGATGTCGTGATTCATCATAGCCTGTGAACATACTTGCTTTGCAGAAGAGCATTCCTGAAGCCGCAAGAAAGAAATGTCTGAAAAAGTTTCCGACACTCCACAGAACTTTTGCTTTCCACAAATTTTCTAGGGACCTTGTTTTTGTGACACCACCAACATATCCGTTCTTGATTGCTTTCTGTATTTCAGTGAGGAGATTTGATGCAATAGTACTATCTGCGTCTAAAAAAACAAGAACATCTTCTTTTGCTTTATTCGCGCCATAATTTCGTGCAGCGGAGACATTTTTCTTTTTTATTTCAAATACTTTTTTTGTATATTTTTTTGCAATGGTTGGTGTTTTATCTGTGCAGCTATCGCAGACAACAATGATCTCATAATCTGAAAATGGTTGCTGTTTGATGCTTTGCAAGCATGCTGCAATGTATTCTTCTTCATTGTGTGCGGGTATGATGATGGAAAGCATACCTTCATGGTATTCTTTCTCTTTTTAATGATTTGCGATGAACTGTAAGATAATTATATAAATGGGGTATCGTTCCATTTTCTTATGACAAACACCCTCCTCAATGATCTCCGCTGGAGATACGCGACAAAACAATTTGATCCAACGAAAAAAGTTTCTGAACAGGATCTTCAGGAACTCCTTGAAGCGCTTCGCCTCTCTGCTTCTTCTTTTGGCCTACAGCCATGGAAATTTCTTGTGGTGACTGACGCAACGCTGCGAAAAGAATTACAGCAGCACGCATGGAATCAATCGCAAGTAGTTGACGCTTCTCATCTTCTTGTTTTTTGCGCGCGAACAGATGTCAATGAATCTTACGTCAAAAAATATGTGGAAACGCTTGCATCTACTCGGAAAATTCCTGTTGATTCCTTGAAAGGATATCAAGACATGATGCTTGGTTTTGTCGCGCACAAAGATAAAGCTGCACTTATTGAATGGGCAAAATTGCAAGTTTACATTGCGCTTGGTAATTTATTGACTGTTTGTAGCTATAAACGAATCGATACCTGTCCCATGGAAGGTTTTGACGCAACTGCTTTTGACAAAATATTGGGGCTTGAAAAAATGCATTTGACTACCGCAGTTCTTTGTCCTATTGGCTATCGTTCTGCAGATGATACATACGCTGCTGCAGCGAAAGTACGATTTGGAATGGATGAGGTTGTAGTAAGGAAATAACTTTTCATCTTTTTGTTTTCTTGATTGGGGATTGTCATTCTTTTTTTGATTAAATCAATTATAATGACCCCATTGCACTTCGTGCAATGGGTCCCCCTGACATTTTTTCCTTTGTTAGGCGAATATGAAAAGTTAGTGCGTGTTCTCGTGTTTGTTGTTCCTCAGTAGCTTTTAATCGCCCTATTGCTTTATTGTCAGGGGGACCCATTCCGGCAATGCCGGAATGGGGTTATTATTATTCTCTTTGTGATTTAGAAAAAGAATTAAAATATCTCTCTGCGATCTGATACTTTCGAAAGGTTTATATCCTTCTTTTTCCCGAATACTCTCATGAAAAGGAAATTTCTTGTTTCTCTCATTGTTTTATTCTTTATTCTTATTTTTTCTTCCCCCTCTGCCTTCGCAGAAGCTGAAGAAGTCTTCTCTGATAGTGTTCTCGAAGATGATACTTTTGAACTTGACGGTGAAACGTATACTGTGCATGAATACGCGGATTACACTGGCGTTCGCATTAGTTCAAACAAATATGGAAGCATTCTCATTGATGAAGAAGGCGGCACAGCAATAAAAGGACCATACACCTTTACGCTTGATTCTATCACACAAGATGGAAGCGATATGACCTTTGAAATTACTGTGGAAAAAGAACAGTCTTCTGTCAGCGTGAGCAAGGAAGCGAGCGCGACAAGCGCGAACATTGGTGATGAAATTGAAATCACGGTCACTATTTCCAATGAAGGAGATGATTCTGTCTCTGTTACCTATTCTGAAGATCTTCCTTCAACTGTTGATATTCAGGGAACACCGGAGATTACCAAAGGAACTTCCACCTCTTCACAAAAATCAACAATAGCTGATGTTTATTGGAATGGTGTTCTCTATAAAAGTGAGTCTGCTACTATTGTTTATACTATTGTCATTGATGATTATCCTTCTTCCGGATCGGACATTACTTTAGATGACGTTACTTTTACTTATGAAGATGACACTGGCGAATATGAAGATACTGTCGATTCTTTGACTATAAGCCTTACAGATCCTGTCGCGGTTTCCTTTACTCTTGAATCCGATGAAGACGCGATTTCTCTTGGAACAGAGATGGAATACACAGTCACTCTCTCTAATAATCTTGACCGCGCAATTACTGTTGATTCTTTTGTTTTGACACTTCCTTCTACAGTGAGTGTTTCCTATATTGATACGCAACTTAACGAACAAGATGATGGGACATATAATTGGACAGGGTCTTTAAGCAGCTACGGAGATCAATCATTTTCTGTCTTTATTATTCCAGAAAGTGGTGGAACTCATACATTGGACGCATCCGCAGATTATAGTTATACCTATTCTGGCTCCGACGCGCAATCGTATTCAGCTTCTGAAAGTACTTCTTTTAGTATCGATGTTGCTGATGTTATTCCAATAATTACGCTGAGCAGCGAAACATTTGATGGTGGCGAACCGATTATCATCTATTATTATGTGAATAATTCTGATACTGAAATAAGTTATTCTAACGTTGCTATTACTCTTACCTCAGATCCTTCTGATTTATTTTCTGTTATTCACTATGTCGCGTCGCTCCCAAAAAATACAAAAACGCTTATCAAAAAACAGAATTTTACCGCGCCTTATTCTGACACCGCGTTAGAATATGAAGTGACGATGGCAGGAGATCTTGGTGGTGGAAGCACGTTTGAAGAATCAGAAACTATTTCGATTAACGCCGCGACGTTTACCGCGCCATATGGTCTTTCTTATACTGTTGAGGGCTATGATGAAGAAAATACAAACATGACCCTTGTTTTATCGCTTCTGACGACCATGGCAGATAAACCAACAAGACTCGCGGTTGTTCACACCGCTGATCCTGATTACAAGAAAACTGTTTCTTTAACAACAGACGCGATTGATGAACTCTTCGCGACGCAAGAACCGTATAGTACCTCATGGAGTATTCCTGTCGCCGCGTTTACAGACGAAGAAGTCACCCTCGATATTCAATTGCAGTATACTATCAATGATATTGATTATATCAAATCCCTCTCTGAAACCATTCCTGTGTATCAAGAACCTGAAGTGGAAGAAGAGATCAATGAAACAATTTCCAATGAAACTATTTCTAACACTACTGAAGAAATTTCTGAGGAAATAAACACGACCGAAATAAACGAAACAGAAGTAAACGCAACAGAAGAAGTGATTATAACAGGAGAAGAAGAACATAGTTCTCGAAAATGGGTTGGATTTCTCCTTATCTTAGGGGGTTTGGGTGTTGCTGGCTTTAGTTTACGCTATTTTATCATGAAACAGCAAAAAGCGTCCGCGATCAAGAAATCTATTCAAAGCATGACAAAGAACAGCACGACACAGGAGAAAGTTGCCAGTATTTTTGAAAAAGCGAAGGAAATTATTATTCACGATGTTCCGAGTCCTGTGGAAGGGTATGAAAAACTCGAGAGTTTTATTCGCCATAGTTTTAGCCAAGGAAAAAACAATGAAGAGATTAAGAAAATTCTTGCGGCAAAAGGCTGGATGGAAGAAATCGTGGAGAGTTATTTGCGGCGCTTTAAGTGATTCTTGTGTTTAATGGTGTGATAAGGTAAGATGTTCCGTAAAACTTAAAAAGGGTTATGGAAGAATAGAGAAAATGAGTGATAAATTATCAGATTATCAACGACCAAGAGCGCCTCCTGTTATTGACGCATGGGACGCAGGTGAGCCTGACGCAAATGCTCCTTGTCTTTTTGCAAATGGATTTACGCTTATTGAAGAATATCCAGAAGCACCTCAACACCCTTATCTTGTTTTAGCTCCACTCATGGGAACAAATGGGAGTCATCATTTTGGTGTTGGTCTTTATCTTACTCCTCACACGTCTCGTCACGTCTTACGTCATCCTTCTGAAGATCGAGATGTTGGACAACTCGTTGACGCTCTTGCACAGCATATTGCTTCTGCTCGATTTACCACTGACATTCTTGAAATAAAGACTGAGACTCCTCTTCATATTTATGTTGTAGATCCTGCATGGAGACCGGTTGCAGAACGATTTGTCGCGGAATATGGAAGATCTTCTTCTGAAGTTGTTTATTCTAAATAAACCTATTTAAAATAAGAGAAAAATTATCTGTCAACAAAAATATGATACTTTTCATTGCCTTCTAATTCAGAAACAATTCTTTTGACGACTGTTTTTTCTGGATCTGGCATGAGTTTGACTCGTGTTTTGATGTCCGCGAAATTCTCAAACGGTTTTTCTTCGCGCGCTTCAATAATTTCCCACATGTGCTTTTTTCCAAGTCCTGGCAAAAGCTCAAGCTGATGCATTCTTGTGGAAAGCGGCTGCGCTTTATTGAAAAATTCAATGAACTTTGTTTGATTGGTGTGGACAATTTCTTTGATGACAAACTCAAGTTCTTGTTTCGCGGTTCCAGTGAGTTTGTGCATAGGAAGTCTTCCTACAATATGCTGGATCTCATCTCGCTTGTCTGGTCCAATATATAATTCCTGCATAAGTTTTAATGTGGTTCCTTTTTTTGGAACAAGCTCTAAGAGTGTAAAGTGATCTTTTCCCACTGCCTGCACAATCGCTGTTTTCTTGTGTGTTGGTCGGGGATCTAAGGGATAGCCGTTTGGCAGGAAATCTAAGACTAATACTTTTTCTTCTCTGATACTTGCTTCTCTTTGCATTTGTTCCATAGTTTCACGTTTAGTTAGGATGTAGTCTATTCAGTCCCCCAACTCCTTAAATCTCTATTTATGTTGTGGTAGAACTATATAAAACTTTTGAAACAATTAGAAAAAGGATTACCGGCTCCCTGCTGGGTTGTTTGGGGGGTGGGGTCAATGAGAATTGAGAACTTTCATTGATCCAACAGAGAGCCTGTATCACCATGACGAAGTTGCTGAGTTACACAACCTCTTAGCTATATTTATGTACAAAGATGTATATAAATGTTACGAAAATGTATACTAGTTTGGTGAGTTTGGAGTTCTCGAGCATGCTGTTCTTCACTTTAGAGTGGTTTTTTTTTGAAGTTCTGTTCTTACGCAATCTGTTTCAGAGAAATAGGAATTTCTTTTTTTAGTCGTTCTGCGTAATGCACTGCGATTTCTTCTGCTGTTTTTTGCCGCAGTTCTGTTCCTTTTTCCCATCCTTTTTTCTTTGCATACAAAAGAATCTCATCAGAAAGTGTTTTTTGTTCAGCAAGCGTTCTCGCAAATGGTCTTAAGATACGTCTGTTTTTCCTTTTCATATCTTTTTCCGCGAACTTGAGCACTGCTTTACAATAAGTTTGCATATATTTGTTTTCGATTCCTTCATACGCTGAATGCACCTGCAATGTTTTGTGAATAAAACGTTCTGGTGGAACAAACAACTTTTCGTCTTCCACTGTAAATGGTTTTTTTATTCCTACGTCGCTTGGAACAATCTCTAAATTTTCATCAGAAACTCTTTTTACTGTTGCTTTTATCAACGCAGCAGCTGCGATAAAATGCGCGGGATAATTCATATCCATGCCCCGCTGTTCCAATGTTCCTAACTTATTTATTTTTACAGGATTCCACGCAGTGTCTAAAAATGATCCGTAGTGCGAGAGCGTTCTTATGTTCATGCCTACCTCTAAGATATTCTTTTTCCAATCATGATATTTTTCTTCGATCATTTCAATGACTTCAAAAATAGAGTGCTTATAGCCAGGCAATTGCCCGAACTCTTCATAATGATGATACAGTGATTGCGCGCATTTGAGCGCGGGGCTTCCTCTATACACTAACATTCTAGAATCTTTCGCAAGATGCTTTCCCTGATAAAAAGGAGAAGACTGCATAAATGTCGTGAGCGCAGGATCCATGGCAATCATTGTGTTGTAGCCGTTGAGCAGCGCATGCTCGTGTTTGAGATCAAGGAATTGAAGCAGCGAAATGTTTTTAACTAAAGGAAGGTTAAACGGAAGTTCATAATGACAATGAAATCCGACACATCTTCCCGCTATTAAAAATCTTTTTTCTCCAAAAAGCTCGCTTTTTATTTTATATTTTTTATCTGTTCGCATCAAGGGTGTCATTTTTCCCGGATATGTCGCAAGCGGGAGTAACGAAAGATGATGCTTTTCCGCTGTTTCCTGAACCTTTTCCATATTTTGCAGAAGAAGAAGCGCTGTTTTTGTGACAAACTCATGGGGTGGCGCTTTGATTTCAATCATATCATGGCTGCACTCTTGCACGATGTGCTCTTTCATGCTCTGTTTTTTGTGAAGCTCCTTTAACACAACATCCGCTTCATTGGCGATTTTTCCTTTATTATTTATTAGAAAAAGTTCTGTTTCCAATCCTATTCGCAGTACTGATTTCATGTTTTTCTTTTCTTATTTCTTTTCTCTTATTTAAGTACTTATGTTTTCTTGCTTTTTCCGTTTTAATACCCGTAGAATGTAAATCGGTCTTCTTCACACATCAACGCGTAGAGTCCGTTTGGCGCGCGTTGCCTGAATATAAAAAAAGAATTTATGTCTTGTTCTGAAAATAAACA
This region includes:
- a CDS encoding glycosyltransferase — protein: MLSIIIPAHNEEEYIAACLQSIKQQPFSDYEIIVVCDSCTDKTPTIAKKYTKKVFEIKKKNVSAARNYGANKAKEDVLVFLDADSTIASNLLTEIQKAIKNGYVGGVTKTRSLENLWKAKVLWSVGNFFRHFFLAASGMLFCKASMFTGYDESRHLAEDTDLILKLKKKGRMKYITNSYIRTSSRRLETEGYCWTIFRQFSAFFTKTKKGY
- a CDS encoding NAD(P)H-dependent oxidoreductase — protein: MTNTLLNDLRWRYATKQFDPTKKVSEQDLQELLEALRLSASSFGLQPWKFLVVTDATLRKELQQHAWNQSQVVDASHLLVFCARTDVNESYVKKYVETLASTRKIPVDSLKGYQDMMLGFVAHKDKAALIEWAKLQVYIALGNLLTVCSYKRIDTCPMEGFDATAFDKILGLEKMHLTTAVLCPIGYRSADDTYAAAAKVRFGMDEVVVRK
- a CDS encoding DUF655 domain-containing protein, with product MEQMQREASIREEKVLVLDFLPNGYPLDPRPTHKKTAIVQAVGKDHFTLLELVPKKGTTLKLMQELYIGPDKRDEIQHIVGRLPMHKLTGTAKQELEFVIKEIVHTNQTKFIEFFNKAQPLSTRMHQLELLPGLGKKHMWEIIEAREEKPFENFADIKTRVKLMPDPEKTVVKRIVSELEGNEKYHIFVDR